tcattatcatcatcatcatcatcatcatcatcatcattattaactacccctaacaccccatacacctgtATAACACTATGCATGTTATGAAGGAAGTGGATAgagaattttctctctcccttgttcataacactagaactcgtggacgtCCTATGAAACTGAATATTGGAGGATTTAGGACAGAAAACGGAAGTTCTTCTGTCCCCAGtgcattgttaaactgtggaactccctcccactggaggcagtgatggctaccaagtcagatggctttaaaagaggattagacaaagaaCAAAGGTATTAATGGCTACTAACGAGGATGGGTGCATGGTGTTCTGCATTCACGAGAGGCAGTTATGCTTCTGAATGGCTGCAAATGGCAGGAGAATGCTGTTGCTCTTGGGTCCTCCTTGGGGGTTTCTCGTAGGCATCTAGCAGGCTGTtgcaaaaacaggatgctggagttaCATGGGCAAACCAGTGAATTTTATTAGCTGactgggttctagtattatgggagAGAGTAACATAATAAGCCATGCATAATTATATCTTCTAACCAACGTCTCAATGTACCTGGGAGTCAGCCCAACatgatgggacttacttctgagtaagtgtgCTTAGAATTGCATTGTCAGTCTCCCCCCCGCCCTTTTGGAAAACAACTAAAAAGCCCCCAATGCTTTGAGTCgcatcagggaaaaaggtggggtacaaacacaacaaacaaacaaacacacacacacacacacacacacacaataatacagtcataccttggttttcaaacgccttgggagtcaaatgttttggctcccgaatgatcgaaaactggaagtgattgttccagttttcgaatgttctttggaacccgaacatctgatgTGACTTCCAGCAGCTTCtgattgcagccaatcagaagccacatcttggtttctgaatgttttggaagttgaatggacttctggaacggattccatttgacttccaaggtaccactgtaatgctttaaCCCATTTTGGCACCTTCCAGATTCtgtggactacacttcccatcaggcTCAGAAAACATGCCTAATTGCCaatgatgatgggatttgtagtctataATATCTGAAAAGCACCACGTTGGCTATATttgcaataataatgatgatgatgatgatgatgatgatgatgaaataattgtcaggagttcagcctacactcgagtaggaccctggcagagacacatgcccgactggcatgttccctccctcctgatcgttcgtttgggagcttcataagctttcttcagtccgaacatcacagcgaccgatgccaaccgacaccggcacacttagggatccgcagagtttgcacaacttgcgcgtgacagacctcagcgactcagcattttggctaatctactttatttacatataaacacacacagagcactgcatcatggctctctctctctttagcatcagacagcaaagagagaaagaataaggacaatagtcccccttcacagaacacagtaacacaaacatcctatctccatcacttcccactctgtggaatgaaaacatacaccgtcatgtgatagacaacaatcccatgactgcaaccatggagcaggaattctaacaataaTAATATGCTTCCCATCTGAGTAAGCTTTAGCCTTTTATAGAGTAGAGCGTGCTTCCACCTTCCTCCTTATGCCCAGTCCAAGCAAGAGGTGGTGGAACAGCCTCCCTTTGAGGTTTGCAGACACCTGGACATATCTGAATGAGGTTTCCactaacagcagcagcactgaCTCTGCAGAGCTGCCTGGCACATTACGGCACGGCTGAGAgacctgttgttggactcccaactcccaccaccctcagccagactcatagaatcacagaatcatagcactgtaagagttggaagagaccccgagggtcatctagtccaaccccatgcaatgcaggaatctcaactaaagcatttgttaggggatgatgggagttgtagtccagcaacatcaggaggggcaCAGATTCCCCGTCCCTGCACTAGGACAATGCTGGGGTTATTAGGAGTGGAACAAATGTTATCATTTGCAACGAGGTGAGAAAAATCCCTGAATtcacagcacacacaaacacacacacggattTTGCTTGCATGCAAGTTTGCAGTTGCATGCAAAAGTCCCTTTCGTTCTGTCTGTCGGCGTgtgatttaatatatatatatatatatatatatatatatatatatatatatatataacaagccTGCCTTCTCTAAGTGCATTTTATCTTTAATTGCACCATTGTCTCTATCGTTATTTGCGCATCCAAACTAGCCCTTGGCACACCGTTCAAGAGCTGCCTCTGCGCTCCGCAACCCGGCAGCAGCAAAATGAGAAATTtaattctctcccctcctgctttaATAAGAGCGTTTAAATCATCCTGAGAGAAATCGATAGAAGAAAGCTGATTCAGAGGAATGGCGGAGATGATATAAGAACCTATCAAGCCACTCATCCCTCACTGCTGGCTGTCTGTTTGTGGACTGGCAAGTGCGCGGAGCATTCTGCACCAAAAACGACCCGTGGGAAATTTGTTTAGTTATGCAATGCATCTGCCCCCACCAAACCTTAGCCAAAAAGGCTGCCAGAGCAGTTGATGAAACATCTGTGGTAAGCTAGTCTCTCCTCCTTCCTTGCCCACACTCCAGCagagttccactgtcaaacagctcttattgtcagaggACCCTcgcacctacgggaccgcctctcctggtatgccccacagaggaccttaaggtccacaaatgacaacactttggaggtggttagattggtctcaactagggccagggccttttcagtactggccctgacttgctggaacgctctgtcacaagagagtagggccctgcgggacttaacatctttctgcagggcctgcaagacagagctgttccgcctgggctttggtttggactcagtctgacccttacgtttccctccccttatgattTTGATCTAtggactacttttaaaatgaggctgcatatgaaattgcattttaacctgtattttaaatgggGGTGTGCCCCCCCCataatgtttttactgtgattttactggtgttagcagccctgagcctggccctggccggggagggcggggtataaataaaatttaataataataataatagtagtaataataataataataataataataataataataagaagtagttcttcctgatgcttagtccaaatctcctttattgtaacttgaatccattgatttgggttctagcctctggagcaggaggaaagTGGAATGGCCTCCATCAGAAAGTGGCAAACTCTTCTCCATTGGGAGTTTTTTTCAGCAAAGGTTgggagattctttagctgtgattcctgcattgcagagggttggactggatgacccttgggtcctcttccaactctacagttttgccCCTTGAGCAGTCTCTGGGCTTCATGAACCAATGCCCCCTCTATCTTTTTTTAACCTTAGTTTTTAATGCAATATAAGCGTCACTCAAaccctgccaaagtttttagttgtttacagtgttctcttaaataaattgtaaaaattttccattccttcttaaagtttttgtcttcctggttcctgattttccaggtcattttcgccatttcggcatagtccatcatcttcatcagtcGTTTGTCTCTGGTTGGGacattatcttctttccatctccggGCCAGTAGTATCCGTGCTGCTGTTGTCGCGTACATAAATAAttgtttctgctcctttggtatttcTGTGTCTAAGATTCCTAgtaaaaaaggcttctggtttttaaacaaacgttattttaaacatttttttccaactcatcatttcccagaacgcttttgttatcttgcacgtccaccacatgtggtcatacgtgccttccttctccttacatttccaacatacatctgaagcagttctatacatctttgctagctttataggtgttaaataccaccggCACATccatttcatatagttctccttcaaCGCACAGCATGCTGTGAATTTAAGTCCACCAATATCCTCTCTTTTGTAGAggtgaaattttattttatttttctttagccTTGGAAAGAATTATCTCCTTtaactccctttcccccctcaagcTGCACTTGGCTCTGCAGTCATTCTGGGAGGCGCTATTAATTAATGCTCTTAAGGCAATTTGCGATCAGCAGATGAAAGGTGCCAAAAGATCGCAAAGTATTGTAATCAGATAGTGAATCATGCCTCTGAGCCACGGCAGCTCGGTGGAATTTATGTTCTGCTAACGTCGATAATTCGACATATGATAATGCATATCATTCAAATTACAGCTTAATTTAGCACAAATGAATATGGGAGGATTAGCATATTTCTCCATCAGCCCCAATTAAAGGACATTAAGGAGAAAGTCAGCTGGAGCAGAGAGGAGAGAGCAAGCGTAAAAGATCCCCAGGGATTCAGAACAGGGACCCCTCTGGGGCTTAGCAGCTGGGGAGAGACAAAGGAAGAGTGTTTGCCTGAAAGTTTTTTggtacttttttttggggggggattcatTTCCAGCTGAACCAAAATCCCACTGCCAAAGCTCGCAGCCCGGTGACAATATGGAAGTGGGAATACGGGAGATATTCCGATGCCATCATACGCCTGCAAAGACCTGGGTGAAAAGGCGCATCTTGACCTGATCTTGAAAAGTATTCAAAGATGAGGTCAGATGCGCCCTGGGATATTCcaccccgcgatggggtgagctcccgttgctcgatcccagctcctgccaacctagcagttcgaaagcacgtcaaagtgcaagtagataaataggtaccactctggtgggaaggcgaacggcgtttccgtgcactgctctggttcgccagaagcggcttagtcatgctggccacatgacccggaagctgaacgctggctcctttggccagtaaagcaagatgagcgccgcaaccccagagtcgtccgcaactgcacctaacggtcaggggcccctttacctttacttataggTTGGAATACACACACAAAGTGTATTTTCAGTTGGAACTTGCTGgaattcagtcccagctcctctcaggtgggtgccattgctaaaacgagggagatgttcatggtgagttctgacacctctttttctagaaaaatagcacatatATCCTGTTAAGGCTGACTGAGATAACTGCCTCTCCTGGTTTTTGTACAGCCTGGTTGTTGATGGCAAATAGCTGCCTTCTTAATGGGCCATTAGGTTGCTCTTGCCTGAGGCCATGTTCGAAGGTGCCTTAAATCAAGCGGCCATTGCACAGGGAATGCCAGAGCAGCCTCCTGACTTGGGAGGAAGGAGTAATGGAAAGGGCAGTTGCATGAGCCTGCTGCTTTTGTGCAAAGAAATGGTGGCTGAGACTGCTTAAACCTCTCCCTTCtcgcttttatttatttccttccttccgaTCATGAGTCATTTCCCATTATGCATCTCAAAGTAATCTAACAATGGGAAACATCAGCAAGATATAATTTCATGTGTAAAAATAATTGAATTGCTTTTTGGATTGAGGAACTCGGTGGAGCTTATTCAGGCTCCAAATTCTTGACCAAAGGCCTTGTGTAGTTTctctggggatgccagggatttCCCCTGGGGAtcctcacagctgtccatggaggcacaggtcaattctgtgtccagggcagctgtttatcaactccatctggtacacaggctgagaccctacctgcctgcagactgtctcgccggagtggtgcatgctctagttatctctcgctaggactactgcaatgcgctctacgtggggctacctttgaaggtgacccagaaactgcaattaatccagaatgcggcagctagactggtgactgggagcggccaccgagaccacataacaccggtcttgaaagacctacattggctcccagtatgtttccaagcacaattcaaagtgttggtgctgacctttaaagccctatatgcctcggtccagtatatttgaaggagcgtctccacccccatcattctgcctggacactgaggtccagctctgagggccttctggctgttccctcactgcaagaagccaagttacagggaaccaggcagagggccttctcggtagtggcacctgccctgtggaacgccctcccaccagatgtcaaagagaaaaacaactaccagacttttagaagacatcttaaggcagccctgtttaggaaagcttttaatgtttaacagaccactgtattttaatactctgttggaagccacccagagtggctggggaaacccagccagatgggcagggtataaataataaattctattctattctgcatgcaaagctatgATTCCaacctcctgtcccccccccccaaaggcatgGAGCTCTCAACAGTGCTGGTATTTCAGAGACTCACTCCTCCCCTGGAAAGTCATTCTGTCATTCACTCACCTCTCTTCCCAATTCCTTCAGGTGCCTGCTATCAAGAATGGAGTGGCAGCTTCTGGCATTTGCCATTTGCCTCAGTTTGGCTACCTCGAATTCGGCGGACTGTTCCGCTCAGTGCTCCGTATGTGCTCTTCACAGCCAGGATGTGGAGAAGCTGGTCAGCCCCTTGGTAAGTTGCAGGCCCAGTCAAGACTTGGCTACCCTTGCCCACCTGAATCTTAATCTGATCTGGGATGCTGTTTATGCAAGCAAAACATACATGGAAACATAATTTTGTTGGCAACCTATCTTGGTCTCAGACCTGTGGGCTgttgttcagggtggcaggagaggacatATTGTTTATTAATCCCCTTCCTAACTcacgctagcaagttcctttacatAGCAGAGTGccttcccctttacacagcagaaaactagttgcaaactcgtgtgagtttcttaagagaATACGCAATTccatctggcttgtccagattgaaatgtcttctaatattttcctggtaagaccccttgaatccctcctaaaagaataaagacaccacagtcttattgataagcaagaaaaagaaagtttactcatggTCAGGCAGATCCCTgaagtgtgatccctgaaggcaggctttaggcttaaagtttcaAACACATACTTAGAGTGCtaaaatcgagatgtggaaatatggaaataAGGACGAGAGGCAGGATTGAGATTTGGAGTTATGCTTCAAGGTCCAGGCTATGGGAAGTCCCAAAAATTAGTAATTACAATTTGGAAGATAATtcgatcttttttattttatttttattggcttatgatttgatatgttgattggatgttttttattgggaaattaataaaaacaatttaacagaaAATAAAGCTTCAAACATATGCatacaggtttaccccataagaGAGATTTACCTAGTGACTGCAGGCTAGCAGTCCAGCAGTTCacaggacgaaaggaagatggaaaaggagTGGCAGCAcgccttggccttttaccaggtctggaaaggtcacgcccacccactagtcacatgcaagaggaaggatgctccagcccaggaggaacaggaagtttcgactggctggaccaaacattcccttgcatgtccactctaggaaaacaaggaatgttgtacttgactgctcccagtggattacatcgcACGAGACCCACCTCTCCTGTGTCTATGGAGAGGATATCTACATTTAACATCAGCTGATCCATCCCCCGGCCAATCACCTTCCAACACTCCACTGTTCCATCATCCCTCATCCAACCATAGTCCTTCAAAGACAACTTTACTCCGCCCATTGTTACTGGATGTGCAGAGCTCTCCTTGTACCTTATCTGGAGTTGTTTTTCGCTCTAACATTCAGCTGTTAGATTCCTCCTAAACTGGTTCTTACTAGTTTTACAGATGAACCTCCCTTTTGCATACGCAATGCTGGCACTCACTGATGATGGGTTTTACAGAATTTCTATCTCTGGGCCACGGAGGGAATGTTGACCAGATTGCCCCTTTTGTTGGTGTCTTACAGATATGCTCCCTGGAGTGCCAAGGCTCCTTGCTGTCCAGCGCTGAGTGGGAGAAGTGCAAGAGAGCGCTGTCCTTCCTCGCCCCTTTCCTGATCGAGGGGGAGCCCGACAGACCATCCCAGGgtgatgaagaggaggagactGAACAGGAAGGCGACCCCAGACCCAGGGAGGTGTACACTGGGCCGGCCAAACGTTACGGAGGCTTCATGAAGAAGCTGGACAAGAACAAGATCTTTTCTCTGCTCCGCGAGAACGCCCTTGCCAAGGGGAGCGTGGCAAAGAAGTACGGTGGATTCTTCCGGAAGGTGGGGGAGAGGGCAGCCTCCGAGGTGGGTGCTGAGGAGGAATACCCGGCAGCCCTGGAGACTGGAGACCTGGCCTACAATGGGGAAGAGTCGGATGCGGGGTTGCTCAAGGATGAGGTGAAACGCTATGGGGGTTTCCTCCGCAAGTACCCCAAGCGAGGTTCTGACACGGCGGCCGGCGAGAAGGGCAGGCAAGAGCTGGGGGACCTGCGCAAGCGCTACGGGGGCTTCATGCGCAGGATCCGACCCAAGCTGAAGTGGGACAATCAGAAGCGCTACGGGGGGTTCTTGAGGCGCCAGTACAAGGTGACCACCAGGTCGGAGGAAGAGCCCAACGCCTACTCAGAGGAGGCCTATGACCTATAGAAGCCGCTTTGGGCAGAAACCCAAGGCGTCCTCCGGCCACGACGCCCCCAAATATGGA
The Podarcis raffonei isolate rPodRaf1 chromosome 6, rPodRaf1.pri, whole genome shotgun sequence DNA segment above includes these coding regions:
- the PDYN gene encoding proenkephalin-B; this translates as MNFGSSLRRCLLSRMEWQLLAFAICLSLATSNSADCSAQCSVCALHSQDVEKLVSPLICSLECQGSLLSSAEWEKCKRALSFLAPFLIEGEPDRPSQGDEEEETEQEGDPRPREVYTGPAKRYGGFMKKLDKNKIFSLLRENALAKGSVAKKYGGFFRKVGERAASEVGAEEEYPAALETGDLAYNGEESDAGLLKDEVKRYGGFLRKYPKRGSDTAAGEKGRQELGDLRKRYGGFMRRIRPKLKWDNQKRYGGFLRRQYKVTTRSEEEPNAYSEEAYDL